In the Paroedura picta isolate Pp20150507F chromosome 15, Ppicta_v3.0, whole genome shotgun sequence genome, one interval contains:
- the GPR157 gene encoding G-protein coupled receptor 157, whose protein sequence is MAGAAPPASWAEWPGRPLPWERAVVLASCALSALGAGLLVASHGLWPELRTRARRLLLFLSLADLLSAAAYFYGALRDFGGPAWDCVAQGALSAFANTSSFFWTVAVALDLYLCLVRAGPGPGPGPAPGLLALFHAVSWGVPLVITVAAVALKKIGYDASEVSVGWCWIDIEAEDRVLWMLLAGKLWEFLAYLILPVFYILIRKHINRAHAALSEYRPILSRAPAVRPRTSIADKKLILIPVIFIVLRIWSTVRFVLALCGSPSVQNPLLVVLHGVGNTFQGGANCIMFVFCTRVVRNKLFSCLCCRHYDDLESSLPSPPSFRRNHAPFPKDWESQDGEWDGVEISNT, encoded by the exons ATGGCCGGGGCTGCTCCTCCGGCGTCGTGGGCCGAGTGGCCGGGGCGGCCGCTGCCGTGGGAGCGCGCGGTGGTGCTGGCGTCGTGCGCGCTGTCGGCGCTGGGCGCGGGGCTGCTGGTGGCCTCGCACGGGCTGTGGCCGGAGCTGCGCACGCGGGCGCGGCGCCTGCTGCTCTTCCTCTCGCTGGCCGACCTGCTCTCGGCCGCCGCCTACTTCTACGGGGCGCTGCGCGACTTCGGCGGGCCGGCGTGGGACTGCGTGGCGCAGGGCGCGCTCTCCGCCTTCGCCAACACCAGCTCGTTCTTCTGGACCGTGGCCGTCGCCCTCGACCTCTACCTCTGCCTCGTCCGCGCCGGCCCCGGGCCCGGCCCCGGCCCGGCCCCCGGCCTCCTGGCGCTCTTCCACGCCGTCAG TTGGGGAGTTCCCCTTGTCATCACAGTGGCAGCCGTTGCCCTGAAGAAGATTGGCTACGATGCCTCCGAGGTGTCCGTCGGCTGGTGCTGGATCGACATCGAGGCGGAGGATCGGGTCCTTTGGATGCTCCTGGCAGGGAAGCTGTGGGAGTTCCTGGCCTACTTGATACTGCCCGTCTTCTACATCCTCATACGGAAACACATCAATCGAGCG caCGCAGCGCTCTCCGAATACCGCCCCATCTTGTCGAGGGCCCCCGCTGTCCGTCCAAGAACTTCGATAGCAGACAAGAAGTTAATCCTGATTCCGGTGATCTTCATTGTTCTCCGCATCTGGAGCACTGTCCGATTTGTGCTGGCTCTCTGTGGTTCTCCTTCGGTCCAGAACCCGTTGCTGGTGGTCCTTCAC GGCGTTGGGAACACGTTCCAAGGAGGGGCCAACTGCATCATGTTTGTGTTTTGCACACGGGTGGTCCGGAACAAGCTTTTCTCCTGCCTGTGCTGCCGGCACTACGACGACTTGGAGTCTTCTCTTCCGAGCCCACCGAGCTTCCGACGGAATCATGCGCCCTTCCCCAAAGACTGGGAGTCACAGGATGGCGAGTGGGACGGAGTGGAAATCTCGAATACCTGA